The Leifsonia poae region ATGTTCCCGCCGAAGAAGGGCGACGAGCACGGTCGCAACGCCACGACCGGTTTCGTGCAGACGATGGCCCAAGATGCACGGGTCGCCAGTCTGGAGGCCGTTGCGGTCGGCGAAGACGAGCGCACGTTCTACAAGCTCGCCGTCTGGAAGCGCATCATCATCATGCTCGGCGGCCCGGTCATGAACCTCCTGATCGGCGTCGTACTGTTCGGTGTCCTCCTGATGGGCTTCGGCACGCCGGCCGCCTCCACCACCATCGGCTCGGTGAGCCAATGCGTTCTGCCGTCGACGAGCGCCCGTCAGACCTGCGAAGCAGGCGATCCGGCTGGTCCGGCCGCACAGGCGGGCATCAAGCCGAATGACAAGATCATCAGCGTCGACGGGACGTCGATCGCCAGCTGGGATCAGTTCACCGCCATCGTGCGCGACTCATCGGGCCGCACACTTTCGGTCGTCGTCGAACGTGGCGGAGCCGAACAGACGGTCTCACTCACGCCCCGCACGAACACCGTGACGAAAGTGAACGCGCAGGGCGTCGCCGAGAAGGACGCCGCCGGAAAGGTGATCACCCAGAACGCCGGTTTCGTCGGCGTCAGCAGTGTGCAGGAGCTCGTTCCGCAGCCGATCACCTCCGTGCTCCCGGCGGTCGGTGCGCAGACCGGCGCGGTCGTCGGGGTCATCATCAACCTTCCCGAACGCCTGGTCGGCATCTGGAACGCCGCTTTCGGGCCGGGCGAGCGCGACCCCAACGGCCCCATCAGCATCGTCGGCGTCGGCCGGGTGGCCGGAGAGGTCACCGCCCTCGACGGCGTGCCCGTCGTCGACAAGGCGTACACGATGATCGGCTTGCTCGCCTCGCTCAACATCGCGCTGTTCGTGTTCAATCTCATCCCGCTGCTTCCCCTCGACGGCGGACACGTCGCCGGCGCCGCGTGGGAGGGGATCCGCCGCAGCTTCGCGAAACTGTTCAAACGTCGCGACCCGGGGCCGGTCGACATGGCCAAACTCATGCCGCTCACGCTGGCTGTGGTCGTGCTGCTCGGCGGGATGAGCCTGCTGCTCGTGTACGCAGACATCGTGAAGCCGATCGGGCTCGGCTGATCGGCCGGCGCTGATCGGGGCGGCGCTGATCAGGCCGGGCGCCACGGCGACGCACATCCCGCGCCCAGCCACCTCCCACCCGGCCGCGTAGGATTGGTGTCGTGGCAGCAATCAACCTGGGGATGCCCAAGATCCCGGAAACACTCGCACCCCGTCGCAAGACCCGGCAGATCAAGGTGGGCAAGGTCCTCGTCGGAGGCGATGCCCCGATCAGCGTCCAGTCGATGACCACGACGCCGACCACCAACATCAACGCGACCCTGCAGCAGATCGCTGAGCTCACCGCCTCCGGTTGCGACATCGTGCGCGTCGCGGTGCCGAGCCGCGACGACGCCCAGGCGCTGCCGATCATCGCCAAGAAGAGCCAGATCCCGGTGATCGCCGACATCCACTTCCAGCCGAACTACGTCTACGCGGCGATCGATGCCGGTTGCGCGGCCGTGCGAGTGAACCCCGGCAACATCCGCAGGTTCGACGACCAGGTCGGCAAGATCGCTGCTGCCGCCCAGGCCGCGGGCGTCTCGCTCCGCATCGGCGTCAACGCCGGATCGCTCGAACCGAGCCTGCTGCAGAAGTACGGCAAGGCCACGCCGGAGGCTCTCGTGGAGAGCGCCGTGTGGGAGGCCAGCCTGTTCGAGGAGCACGACTTCCACGACTTCAAGATCTCGGTGAAGCACAACGACCCCATCGTGATGGTCAAGGCCTACCGGCTGCTCGCCGAACGCGGCGACTGGCCCCTGCACCTCGGTGTCACCGAGGCCGGACCGGAGTTCCAGGGCACGATCAAGTCCGCCACCGCCTTCGGCATCCTGCTCTCGGAGGGCATCGGCGACACCATCCGCGTCTCGCTCTCCGCCCCGCCGGCGCAGGAGGTCAAAGTCGGCCTGCAGATCTTGCAGTCGCTGAACCTGCGCGAGCGCAAGCTCGAGATCGTCTCCTGCCCGAGCTGTGGGCGGGCCCAGGTGGATGTGTACAAGCTCGCCAACGACGTCACGAGTGGCCTCGAGGGCATGAGTGTGCCGCTGCGAGTCGCCGTGATGGGCTGCGTCGTGAACGGACCGGGGGAGGCCCGCGAGGCCGACCTCGGGGTCGCATCCGGCAACGGCAAGGGGCAGATCTTCGTCAAGGGCGAGGTGATCAAGACCGTTCCCGAGTCGGAGATCGTCGCAACCCTCATCGCCGAAGCGAACCGTATCGCTGCCGAGATGCCCGCCTCCGAATCAGCCGCCCCCACGGTCACCGTCGGCGCCCACTGACCCCTCGAACGCTCGGGGAGCGGAGAGTCCGAACACTCCACGCGTTCCGAGCGACTATTCGTGTGCCCGGCTGCTGCCGGGGGTCGTGAAGGTGCTCCGTCCGGTCGGGATGTCGGCCGTGGCGAGGCAGAGCCGGACGACCGTTCCCGGCTGAACGCCGTCGGGCCGGGGCGCCGAGGCGACGACGGCCGGCTCGGCGAGCTGCACGGTCATCGTGTCGCCCCGGACGGACAGCACGGTCGCTTCGAACTCGTCGCCGATCCGGTCGGCGAGCAGTGCGGCCTCGACCCGGTCGATCGAGGCGGCGTTCAGCTGCGAGCCCAGTCGTGACGAAGCGCCCATGATCGACGGCAACTCGGTCAACGACCGCCGTGCCCAGGCGGGAACCTCCCTGCCGGCGCTGAGTGCCTCGCAGATCACGAGGACCCAGCGGTCGACGAGCCGGCGCAGCGGGGCCGTGGTGTGCGCATACGGGGCGGCGACCGCGGACTGGAGCGGATCGGCGGGAGCCTCGCCGTCCATGACGACGTAGCCCGCGCCGCGGAAGAGGCCGGTCGCTGCCTGCATCACCGCCAGCGCCCGCGGGTCCGTGTGGTCGAGACCGCGCAGATACTCGCCGTACGGCTGGTCGGCCGCCCACGGGAGGCCGAGCGCGGTCGTCTGCGCTCGGAACGAGGTCACGGCCTCCTCGGCCGGCGGCGGCATCGTGCGAAGGATGCCGATCCGGGCGTCGAGCATCAGCCGGGCGGCGGCCATCCCCGTCAACAGCGAGATCTGGGCATTCCACTCCTCGATGGGCAGGGGAGAACGCCGCTCCAGCGTGTACGCCCCCTCGCGCAGGACGATCTCCTCGTCGGGGGCGTTGAGACTGGCGCCGCCACGAAGACGTTCGCACTCGATACGGGCGAGCCCGACCGGCTTCAGCAGCAGGAGCGTCTCCGGTGCGCTGCCGTCGTCGACGGCGGCCTGCGCGTCGGCATAGCTCCACTGACGGCGGGAGCGGACGCGCGCGCGGACGAGCGAGACGGAGACCTCCCGGCCGCCCGCATCCAGCACCAGCTCCCACACGAACGCCCCGCGGTCGACGCCGGCGAGCAGCGAGCCTGCCCTCTCGCCGATGGCCGACGGATGCAGCGGGATGCGGCCGTCGGCGGCGTAGATCGTCTGCCCGCGTCGCCGTGCCTCGATGTCGACCGCGCCATCGGGCCGGACCAGCGCGGGCACATCCGCGATCGCGTAGCGCACACGAAAACCCGCCCCGGAGCGCTCGATGTGCACCGCCTGGTCGAGATCGGTGGAACCGTCAGGGTCGATGGTGACGAACGGCACCCCGGTGAGATCGGTCATAGGGAGGGTGAGCGCCGCCGCGGCTGCCTCGGCTTCGCGTTCGACAGGTTCGGGGAAGCCCTCCGGCAGATCGAGGCCGGTGCGGAGCGATGCGAGGGCGACGGCCAGCTCGCTCTGTGCGGCGGATGCGGTGACGTGCGTTCGACGGCTCGGCATGCCGTCAGCCTATTCCGCGGTCGGGGCTCCGCGGTCGGGGCTCCGCGGTCGGGGTGCCGCCGCAGCCGGCGTCACAACACCGCCCGGGCATCGGCGGGGCGCCCGCGCCCCTAAAATGGGTCCCGTGCCTACACGCCTGACGAACTACTTCCTCCGCACCCTCCGTGAAGACCCCTCCGACGCCGAGGTCGCCAGCCACCGGCTGCTGCTGCGCGCCGGTTACATCCGGCGCCAGGCGCCGGGCATCTTCGCGTGGTTGCCGCTGGGGCTGCGTGTGAAAGGCAAGATCGAGGCGATCATCCGCGAGGAGATGACGGCCGCCGGCGCGCACGAGGTGCATTTCCCGGCGCTGCTTCCCCGGGAGCCCTACGAGGTCACCGGCCGGTGGGAGGAGTATGGCGACAACCTCTTCCGCCTGAAAGACCGCAAGGGTTCCGACCTGCTGCTCGCACCCACCCACGAGGAAGCGTTCACGCTGCTCGTCAAAGACCTCTACTCCAGTTACAAAGACCTGCCGTTGGCGATCTACCAGATCCAGGACAAGTACCGCGACGAGGCCCGACCCCGCGCCGGCCTGCTGCGCGGCCGTGAGTTCACGATGAAAGACGCGTACACCTTCGACTACACCGACGCCGGTCTCGACGCCAGCTACCAGCGCCAGCGCGACGCCTACGAGCGCATCTTCACCCGGCTCGGGCTGGAGTACGCGATCGTGCAGGCGGATGCCGGTGCGATGGGCGGCTCGCGCAGCGAGGAGTTCCTGCACCCCACCGTGATCGGCGAAGACACCTTCGTGCGCTCGGCCGGCGGGTACGCCGCCAACGTCGAAGCGTTCACCACCGTCGCTCCGCCCGCCCGGTCGTTCGAGAAGCTGACGCCGCTCGAAGTCCTCGACACGCCTGACACCCCGACGATCGCGGCGCTCGTCGCCGTGGCCAACGAGAAGCACCCTCGGCCCGACGGCCGCGCCTGGACGGCGGCGGACACCCTCAAGAACGTCGTGCTGGCCGTCGTCCACCTCGACGGCACACGCGAGGTCGTCGTGGTCGGGCTGCCGGGTGACCGCGAGGTCGACCTGAAACGGGCGGAGGTCGCCTTCGCTCCCGCCGAGGTCGAACCGGCCACCGAGGCCGACTTCCTGAAGCACCCGGAGCTCGTGAAGGGCTACATCGGGCCGTGGTCGGAGCGCGGGGCGATGCTGGGCGAAGAGTCGGCCACCGGCATCCGCTACCTCGTCGACCCCCGCGTGGTCGAAGGCTCCGGCTGGATCACGGGGGCGAACGTGCACGGCAAGCACGTATTCGGTCTCGTCGCCGGCCGTGACTTCGACTGGGACGCCACGGTCGAGGCGGCCGAAGTGCTCGCCGGCGACCCCGCTCCCGACGGCTCCGGTCCGGTCGAGCTCGCCCGCGGCATGGAGATCGGCCATGTCTTCCAGCTCGGCCGCAAATACGCCGAGGTGCTCGGGCTCAAGGTGCTCGATGAGAACGGCAAGCTCGTCACAGTGACCATGGGATCGTACGGCATCGGCGTCACGCGCATCCTCGCGATCATCGCCGAGCTCAACTGCGACGAAAAGGGCCTCATCTGGCCCGAAGCCGTCGCGCCGTTCGATGTGCACGTCGTCGCCGCCGGGCGCGAGCAGGTCGTGTTCGACGTGGCCGAAGAGGTGACGGCCTCCCTGGAGGCGGCCGGACTCGACGTGCTGTTCGACGACCGTCCGAAGGTCTCGCCCGGGGTGAAGTTCGGCGACGCCGAGCTGATCGGGGTTCCCCGCATCGTCGTCGTCGGGCGGGGCGCCGCCGATGGCGTCGTCGAATTGTGGGACCGCCGCACCGGCGAGCGCAGCTCCGTTCCCGTCGCCGGCCTCCCCGCCGCCCTGCGCGCCTGATCTCCTACCCCGCCACCCAACGCGAAAACTGCCGAGTGTGCCCCATTTCAACGAAATGGGGCACGCGCGCGACCTCTTCCACGCCCTCGAAACTCGTGTGCGAAAGCTGCGAAATGCGACCCATTTCGGGTGAATGGGACGCATTCGGCAGCTTTCGCGGGATCACACCGGGCCGAGGATCGGGTACCGTAGGGAGCTGAGTCCGTCGCGCGGTTTCGCGGCGGCAAGATCTGAATAGAGGAGGCCGGCATGGACATCGACCTCAGCGTCTTACGTCTCATGGAACGTGAGCGAGAGATCCCCTTCGATGAGCTGGTGCAGATTATCGAGCAGGCGATTCTGACCGCCTACCTGAAGCACACGAACCAGGCCGACCACGGTCACGGTCACGGTCACGGCGAGAACGCGCACTCGGACGAGCCGCCCGCGGCCCGCGTGCACCTCGATCGCAAGACCGGACATGTGACCGTCTACGTTCCGGAGAAGGACGAGGAAGGCAACGTCATCGGCGAAGCCGAAGACAGCCCGAGCGACTTCGGTCGCATCGCAGCGTTCGCTGCCAAACAGGTGATCAACCAGCGCCTGCGTGACATCGCCGACGACGCGGTCCTCGGCGAGTTCCGCGGACGCGAAGGCGACATCGTTGCCGGCGTGATCCAGCAGGGACCGAACCCGCGGATGATCCACGTGGATCTGGGCAGCATCGAGGCGATCCTGCCGCCCGAGGAGCAGGTTCCGGGCGAGGAGTACACGCACGGCTCGCGCATCCGCGTGTACGTCACGAGTGTCTCGAAGGGGCTCAAGGGGCCGTCGATCATCGTCTCGCGCACCCACCCGGCGCTCGTGCGCAAGCTCTTCGCGCTCGAGGTGCCGGAGATCGCCAGCGGGGTCGTCGAGATCGTGTCGCTTGCCCGCGAGGCCGGGCACCGCACGAAGATCGCGGTGCGTGCCACCGAGCCCGGAGTCAACGCCAAGGGTGCCTGCATCGGTGAGCTCGGTCAGCGCGTGCGCGCGGTGACTGCCGAGCTCAACAACGAGAAGATCGACATCGTCGACTACTCGCCCGACCTGGCCACCTTCGTCTCGAGTGCCCTCTCGCCCGCCAAGGTGACCAGCGCGTTCGTGATCGACGAGTCGCTCAAGGCCGTCCGTGCCCTCGTTCCCGACTACCAGCTCTCTCTTGCCATCGGCAAGGAAGGGCAGAATGCCCGCCTCGCTGCGAAGCTCACGGGCGCGAAGATCGACATCCAGCCGGATTCGATCCTCGACAAGGAGTGAGTGCGCCCAGCCGGGCTGGCGCGCGGGTGTAAGATGGAACCTGTTAGAACGTGCGTTGGATGCCGTTCTCGCGCTCCCCGATCCTCCCTCGTGAGGGTTGTCGCCCGAAACGCAGAACTCGTGGTGGACCATTCCGCCACTCTTCCCGGGCGGGGCGCGTGGCTCCATCCGACTGACGAGTGTCTCGACAAAGCTTTGCAGAGGCGTGCCTTCGGGCGGGCGCTGCGGGTGGAGCAGGCACTCGAAACCCAGGCCATCCAGGACGCACTACGAGAGAACAGGCTGAACGGCACAGTGAACTCAAATGAGTGACAACTAATGAGCGGCTCGAAATGAGACCCGTCCGTTACTAACGGTCTGCCCTGCTAGGGGTAGACCCCCTAGACAGGAGAATTGTGGCTGCAAAACCACGCGTACACGAGGTCGCAACAGAACTCGGAGTCGACAGCAAGATCGCACTTGCGAAACTGAAAGAGATGGGCGAGTTCGTCAAGGGACCGTCCTCCAGCATCGAACCGCCGGTGGCGCGCAAGCTTCGTGCCGCCCTCGAGGCGGATGGCTTCACCGCGGACAAGGCGGCCAGCGCTGCCCCCGAGCACAAGGCGCCCGCGCCGGCCGCATCGCGTCCGTCTGCCCCGGCACCCGCGCCGGCTGCGTCCCCCAAGCCGGCGGGACCTGTTCCTGCCGCGCCCCTGTCGGTGGCCGAGCGTCAGGCGCTCGCCGAGCAGAAGGCCGCCGCCGAGGCGGCCGAAGCAGCGGCGGCGAAGGCGGCTGCGGCGAAGGCCGAGGCCGAGCCCTCCGGTGAGAAGCCTGCGACCGAAGCGGAGGCCAAGACGGCCACACCGCGTCCGGCAGGCGACGCCAGCAGCAGCATCCCGCGCCCCGGCGCCCCGCGTCCGGGCAACAACCCGTTCGCCTCCAACCAGGGCATGGGTCAGCGCCCGAGCACTCCGCGTCCGGGAAACAACCCGTTCGCCAGCTCGCAGGGCATGGGCCAGCGGCCGACGCCCGGCAACATCCCGCGTCCGACCCCGCCGCGTCCCGGTTCGCCGCGCCCCGGCGCGCCCGGCCAGGGCGCACGCCCAGGCGGTCAGCGTCCCGGTGGTGCCGGCGGCAGCCGTCCCGGTTTCCAGCAGCGCCCCGGAAGCGGCGGCGGTGCCGGTGCCGGCGCTGGTGCCGGTGGTGGTTTCCAGCGTCCCGGTGGCGGCTTCGGCGGCCCCCGTCCCGCTGGTGGCGGCGGTCGTGGCCGCGGCCCCGGTGGTGGAACCGCCGGTGCGTTCGGTCGTGGTGGCGGCAAGAGCAAGGCCCGCAAGTCGAAGCGCGCCAAGAGGCAGGAATTCGAACTGCGCGAAGCCCCGTCGCTGGGTGGCGTGAGCGTACCCCGTGGTGATGGCAACACCATCGTGCGGCTGCGCCGCGGTGCCTCCATCTCGGACTTCGCCGACAAGATCGACGCCAGCCCCGGAAACCTCGTGACCGTGCTGTTCCACCTCGGTGAGATGGCGACGGCGACGGAGTCCCTCGACGAGGCGACTTTCGGCATCCTCGGTGACGAACTGGGCTACAAGGTGCAGATCGTCTCGCCGGAGGACGAAGACCGCGAGCTGCTCGAAGGCTTCGACATCGACCTCGACCAGGAGCTCGAGGACGAGACCGATGAAGACCTGGAGATCCGCCCGCCGGTGGTCACCGTCATGGGTCACGTCGACCACGGTAAGACCCGACTGCTCGACGCGATCCGCAAGGCGAACGTCGTGGAGGGCGAGGCCGGTGGCATCACCCAGCACATCGGTGCCTACCAGGTGTGGACCGAGCACGATGGCAACGAGCGTGCCATCACCTTCATCGACACCCCGGGCCACGAGGCGTTCACCGCCATGCGTGCCCGTGGCGCCCAGGTCACCGACATCGCGATCCTCGTGGTCGCGGCCGACGACGGCATCATGCCGCAGACCATCGAGGCGCTCAACCACGCGCAGGCGGCCGGCGTTCCGATCGTCGTCGCGGTGAACAAGATCGACAAGCCGGAGGCGAACCCCGCGAAGGTGCGCCAGCAGCTCACCGAGTTCGGTCTCGTGGCCGAAGAATACGGTGGAGACGTCATGTTCGTCGACGTGTCGGCGCGCAACGACATCGGCATCCAGGATCTTCTGGATGCGGTGCTGCTCACCGCCGACGCCGGGCTCGACCTGCGCTCGAACCCCAACAAGGATGCCCGCGGTATCGCGATCGAGGCCAAGCTCGACAAGGGCCGCGGTGCGGTTGCGACCGTGCTCATCCAGTCGGGAACGTTGCGCGTCGGCGACCCGATCGTCGCGGGAACGGCTTACGGCCGCGTTCGTGCGATGGTCGACGAGAACGGCGACACCGTGCACGAGGCATACCCCTCGCGTCCGGTGCAGGTGCAGGGTCTCTCCAGCGTTCCGCGCGCCGGCGACACCTTCCTCGTCACCGAGGAGGACCGCACGGCCCGTCAGATCGCTGAGAAGCGTGAAGCCGCCGAGCGCAACGCCATGCTGGCGAAGTCGCGCAAGCGCATCTCGCTCGAGGACTTCACCCGCGCTCTGGAAGAGGGCAAGGTCGAGGCGCTCAACCTCATCATCAAGGGCGATGTGTCCGGTGCCGTGGAGGCGCTGGAGGAGTCGCTCATGAAGATCGAGGTGGACGATTCGGTTCAGCTGCGCATCCTGCACCGCGGTGTGGGTGCGATCACCGAGTCGGACATCGACCTGGCGACCATCGACAACGCGATCGTGATCGGGTTCAACGTCCGTCCGGACGTCAAGGCCCGCGAGCGTGCGGCCCGCGAGGGTGTGGATGTGCGCTTCTACTCGGTCATCTACAACGCGATCGACGACATCGAGAGCTCGCTGAAGGGCATGCTCAAGCCGGAATTCGAGGAGATCCAGTCGGGTGTCGCCGAGATCCGCGAGGTGTTCCGTTCTTCCAAGTTCGGCAACATCGCCGGTGTCATCGTGCGGTCGGGAACGATCACGCGAAACGCGAAGGCTCGTGTCATCCGCGACGGCGTCGTGGTGGGGGACAACCTCGCTATCGAGTCGCTGCGTCGCTTCAAGGACGACGTCACCGAGGTGCGGACGGACTTCGAGGCCGGTATCGGTCTCGGCAAGTTCAACGACATCCAGATCGGTGACGAGATCGAGACGACCGAGATGCGGGAGAAGCCCCGCGCCTAGTCGGCTGACGGAGGTCCGGGAGTTCACCCTCCCGGGCCTCCGGTCTTCCGGCGGTGAAGGTTTTGCAGGCGAAGGAGAGACGAAATGGCTGATCCGGCACGCGCGAGAAAGCTCGCGGACAGAATCAAGGTGATCATCGCCAAGCGCTTGGAGCGCGGGATGCGTGACCCTCGCCTCGGCTTCGTGACCATCACGGATGTTCAGGTGACCGGCGACCTTCAGCACGCTTCGGTGTTCTACACCGTCTACGGCACCGACGAGGAGCGCACCGACACGGCGGCGGCACTCGCGGCGGCCACCGGGATGCTGCGCAGCGAGGTGGGCAAGAACATCACGGCGCGTCTCACCCCGTCGCTCGAGTTCATCCTCGACGCCATCCCGGAGAATGCGGCCCACATCGAGGATCTGCTGCGGGAGGCGCGCGAGCGCGACACCGAGGTGGCCGGTCTCGCCGAGGGTGCGCAGTATGCCGGCGATGAGGACCCGTACGTGAAGCCCCGCGACTTCGACGCCGAGGAGAACGAGGCTGACGCCGCCGACGCCGCCGCCGCCGACGCCGCCGCCGCCGACGCCGCCGCAAAGGACTCGCGCGAGGCCTGAGTCGCTGATCGGCTCGCGGCCCACTCGGCCGCGAGCTCGAACCTGTTGTCACGAATTGCCGTGTGGTCAGTCGATCACGCGGCAATTCGCGTCAAGTCGTGTTCCCCGCCGGCCGGGAAAGGGTCGGTGGTCGGTATCTGCGGGCGGGGCGTCGTCAGGGCAGAACGTAGCCATCGGGCGTCTCGACGGCGAGCCCGTCGGCGAGGAGGCCCGCCAGGGCCCGCTCGCGTTGCACCGCATCCGGCCAGACCCCCGCGATCTCGCCGGGCGTGACCGGGATGTGCGACGCGCGCAGCTCCGCGAGGATCAGCCCGCGCACCTGTCGGTCGCTTCCTTCGTACTTCTTCTGGACGGTCTTGCGCGGCCCGTCGTACGGAGGAGATCCGGCCAGGCGCCAGGCGCACACCTCGCGGAGCGGGCATTCGTCGCAGCGTGGCGTGCGCGCCACGCAGACGATCGCGCCGAGTTCCATCATGCCCGCGTTGAAGGCGGCCGCCGCCGGCCGGCCGGCCGGCAGCAGGGTCTCCATCGCGACGAGGTCCCGTTTCGCCGACGGTGGCCCCGGTTCGCCCTGTCCGTCGATGGCCCGGGCGATCACCCGGCGGATGTTGGTGTCGACCACGGGGTGCCGGTTGCCGTAGGCGAAGACGGCGACGGCCCGGGCGGTGTAGTCGCCGATGCCGGGAAGCGCGAGCAGCGCATCCACATCTTCAGGGACGACGCCGTCGTGCCGCTCGGTGATGGCCACGGCGCAGGCGTGCAGCCAGAGCGCACGCCGCGGGTAGCCGAGCGACTTCCAGGCGCGCACCGCCTCCCCGGGTGGCACGGCGGCCAGGTCGGCCGGTGTCGGCCACCGGGTCAGCCACTCGTCGAGCCGAGGGATGACGCGCGCCACCGGTGTCTGTTGCAGCATGAACTCGCTCACCAGCGTTCCCCAGGGCGTGAAGCCGTGCCGTCGCCACGGCAGGTCGCGCTTGTTCTCGTGGTACCAATCGACCACGGTGTCGGCGATAGTCACGTGTTCTTCGCCTTCTGGCGGAAGGCGCGCACCCGCAGACGGGTGGAGCAGGTGTCGCAGCAGGCCTTGCGCAGATGGCTCGGGTCGAGGTAGATCTTCGCGCAGGCGGCGTCCGAGCAGACGCCGAAGTCGGCGGGGTGGTGGGCGAGGTCGGCGACGGCGCTCTGGGCGAGGCGGCCGAGCGCATCCCGGGTGTTCTCGGGGCGCGTCGGGGTCACCGCGCCGGTGTCGCCGATGGTGAACGCGGGGGCGGATGCTCGACTGAGCTCGCCGAGGAGGGCGGCGGCGTCGGCGGCGGGAGGGGCGTCGGCCGTGAGGGGGAGCGTGTGCTGGGTGGAGGAGAGGGTGCTGTGGGCGAGGAGCCGGATGGCTTCCCGGGTCGCTCGGGCCAGCGCGAGGTCTGTCTCGTCGGGCGGCGTCGCCGGGGGGAGTCCGACCGTCGTGAGCCATTCCGTGAGCCGATCGGGGTCGGTGAGGCGTTCCAGCGGCTGCGGCGAGTAGGCGTGACGCCGGGTGCCGAGCAGGTCGGTCCAGGCGGCACCCGTGTTATAGACCAGTTCGAGATCCGACATGGACCCAGTGTAACGGTTTGACACGTTACTTGGCGAGTGCGAGAGTAACGACATGATCCGTTACATCACCTGGAGCCGGCTGCTGCCGTTCCTGTTCCTCCCCGTCTACGGATCGGGGTACATCGCGGGAGCGCTCGGCCTGCAGACGATGCGGCCGTTCGCGATGACTTTCTGGCGGTTCACGATCGCGGAAATCGTCGTGATGACGATCGCCCTCGTGCGGCGCACCCGCTGGCCGCGCGGCTGGCGACAGTGGTGGCCGATCCTGGCGGTGGGGCTCCTGATCCAGGTGGTGCAGTTCGGCGGCAATTACACCGCGATGGGGCTCGGGATGCCGGCCGGACTCACCTCGCTCATCGCCGGCAGCTCGTCGTTGATGATGGCGATCGGAGCGGTGCCGTTCCTGCGCGAACGTCTCACCGGATGGCGTCTGGTCGGGGTCTTCGTCGGCTTCATCGGAATCGCGGTGGCGTTGGCCGGCCACCTCGGCGTTCCAAGCGGGCCGGCCGGTGTGTTCGCGGCGTTCTGCGCGGCCGTCGGCTATGCGGGCGGTTCGTTGCTGCAACGAAAGTGCCTGGTGGGTGTGGACATCTGGTTGAGTGTGGCCATCCAGTTCGC contains the following coding sequences:
- the infB gene encoding translation initiation factor IF-2 — its product is MAAKPRVHEVATELGVDSKIALAKLKEMGEFVKGPSSSIEPPVARKLRAALEADGFTADKAASAAPEHKAPAPAASRPSAPAPAPAASPKPAGPVPAAPLSVAERQALAEQKAAAEAAEAAAAKAAAAKAEAEPSGEKPATEAEAKTATPRPAGDASSSIPRPGAPRPGNNPFASNQGMGQRPSTPRPGNNPFASSQGMGQRPTPGNIPRPTPPRPGSPRPGAPGQGARPGGQRPGGAGGSRPGFQQRPGSGGGAGAGAGAGGGFQRPGGGFGGPRPAGGGGRGRGPGGGTAGAFGRGGGKSKARKSKRAKRQEFELREAPSLGGVSVPRGDGNTIVRLRRGASISDFADKIDASPGNLVTVLFHLGEMATATESLDEATFGILGDELGYKVQIVSPEDEDRELLEGFDIDLDQELEDETDEDLEIRPPVVTVMGHVDHGKTRLLDAIRKANVVEGEAGGITQHIGAYQVWTEHDGNERAITFIDTPGHEAFTAMRARGAQVTDIAILVVAADDGIMPQTIEALNHAQAAGVPIVVAVNKIDKPEANPAKVRQQLTEFGLVAEEYGGDVMFVDVSARNDIGIQDLLDAVLLTADAGLDLRSNPNKDARGIAIEAKLDKGRGAVATVLIQSGTLRVGDPIVAGTAYGRVRAMVDENGDTVHEAYPSRPVQVQGLSSVPRAGDTFLVTEEDRTARQIAEKREAAERNAMLAKSRKRISLEDFTRALEEGKVEALNLIIKGDVSGAVEALEESLMKIEVDDSVQLRILHRGVGAITESDIDLATIDNAIVIGFNVRPDVKARERAAREGVDVRFYSVIYNAIDDIESSLKGMLKPEFEEIQSGVAEIREVFRSSKFGNIAGVIVRSGTITRNAKARVIRDGVVVGDNLAIESLRRFKDDVTEVRTDFEAGIGLGKFNDIQIGDEIETTEMREKPRA
- a CDS encoding A/G-specific adenine glycosylase, producing the protein MTIADTVVDWYHENKRDLPWRRHGFTPWGTLVSEFMLQQTPVARVIPRLDEWLTRWPTPADLAAVPPGEAVRAWKSLGYPRRALWLHACAVAITERHDGVVPEDVDALLALPGIGDYTARAVAVFAYGNRHPVVDTNIRRVIARAIDGQGEPGPPSAKRDLVAMETLLPAGRPAAAAFNAGMMELGAIVCVARTPRCDECPLREVCAWRLAGSPPYDGPRKTVQKKYEGSDRQVRGLILAELRASHIPVTPGEIAGVWPDAVQRERALAGLLADGLAVETPDGYVLP
- a CDS encoding ABATE domain-containing protein, translated to MSDLELVYNTGAAWTDLLGTRRHAYSPQPLERLTDPDRLTEWLTTVGLPPATPPDETDLALARATREAIRLLAHSTLSSTQHTLPLTADAPPAADAAALLGELSRASAPAFTIGDTGAVTPTRPENTRDALGRLAQSAVADLAHHPADFGVCSDAACAKIYLDPSHLRKACCDTCSTRLRVRAFRQKAKNT
- a CDS encoding DMT family transporter, with the protein product MIRYITWSRLLPFLFLPVYGSGYIAGALGLQTMRPFAMTFWRFTIAEIVVMTIALVRRTRWPRGWRQWWPILAVGLLIQVVQFGGNYTAMGLGMPAGLTSLIAGSSSLMMAIGAVPFLRERLTGWRLVGVFVGFIGIAVALAGHLGVPSGPAGVFAAFCAAVGYAGGSLLQRKCLVGVDIWLSVAIQFAVAAPVAFVLAEVTGGVAVPLSAGTLVPLGWIALVNSVGGMWLLGQMLRHHTAATLSAWSNLIPPFTALLAIPFLGQPMSVSLGIGLAIALTGTALVVLPSRRGAEGANAAGTNAAGANAAGTNAAGTNAADAEPTHSDDRVPAA
- the rbfA gene encoding 30S ribosome-binding factor RbfA, with translation MADPARARKLADRIKVIIAKRLERGMRDPRLGFVTITDVQVTGDLQHASVFYTVYGTDEERTDTAAALAAATGMLRSEVGKNITARLTPSLEFILDAIPENAAHIEDLLREARERDTEVAGLAEGAQYAGDEDPYVKPRDFDAEENEADAADAAAADAAAADAAAKDSREA